Within Anopheles nili chromosome 3, idAnoNiliSN_F5_01, whole genome shotgun sequence, the genomic segment GCTACATCAAAGCAATTGAATTCTCAATTTCCGCGAAGTTCATTGTAATCGCTACATAAAAGCGCGCACCCGCTTCCATCAGCTACAAGAGATCACGGATCTCGAAGGAACAGAGGGGCAAAATccgaacagcaaacaaaccgtcGTTCGATGGCGACCATCCGTCTTATCGGACCGCTTATCGAACAGCTGACGGTAGGGgcgtgttttccttccactcgGACTTCTTACCGCTGACCGGCGCGCCTGGAGATTTATCTCAATCGCGCACAGGTTACCGTTGTCGAAAAAGTTGACGTTGAGTTGTTTTGGGCTGTGATGCCCGCGTTCAGATAAGCAGCGAAAGGTTGCCAGGCAAAGGAAACATTATGTTACACAAAGATGAAGCTGTATTTGGTTCGAGGCTACAACAAAGCAAACTAAAACGCACAACGGAAGGAAACAATCGTGAATCGTGATAACGCCAACCCGGTCAACGGATGGGGGCCGTTTGGTTAAAACTTCGCCGGTAGCCGGACCGAGATGGCCTTCGTCTCCAGGTAGCCTTCCAGCGAGTCTTTGCCCAGCTCGCGTCCGATGCCGGACTGTTTGTAGCCACCAAACGGTGCCTGGTTCACGACGGCCAGGTAGGTGTTGACCCAAACCGAGCCAGCCTCAACCGAGTGGCTAAACATTAGCGCCTTGTTGATGTCGTTGGTGACGATTCCGGCCGCCAGTCCAAACGAGGTATTGTTCGCCCGCTCGATCGCTTCATCCAACGTACGGTACTTGATGATGCTCTGGACTGGGCCAAAGATTTCCTCCTTCGCGATCGTCATGTCGTCCGTCACGTTGGCAAAGATCGTCGGCTCAATGAAGTATCCTTCGGAACCGACGGGTTTGCCACCCGTCACCAACTTAGCACCCTCTTTCTGGCCGATCTCGATGTAACCAAGGATCTTCTTGTACTGCGTGTCATCGATCTGCGGTCCGTGGACGGTGCCCTCGGTGAATGGGTTACCGACCTTACGGTTCTTTGCCAGCTCGGTTGCCTTCTGCACGAACTGATCGTAAATGCTCTCATGCACGAAGGTACGCGTGGCTGCGATGCAACATTGGCCCTGGTTTTCGAAAACCGCCATGTACGCGATCATAGCCGCTTGATCAACTGTCAAAAAAGGGAACAGAAGCACGGTTAGGCGAAAGTTTTAGCAATAATAAAAGGCACTCCAAAAACCTACGGTTAGCATCCTCGCAGATGACCAGCGGACTCTTGCCACCGAGCTCGAGGGACACCTTCTTCAGGTTGCTCGCAGCAGCCGCTGCCATGATGATCTTGCCCACCTCAACCGAACCGGTAAAGGCCACCTTGCGGATCTCGGGATGCGAGCTGATAGCACCACCAGCTGTTGGGCCGTAACCCGGTACCACGTTGATCACACCA encodes:
- the LOC128727173 gene encoding retinal dehydrogenase 2-like, with amino-acid sequence MANPNQEIKYTKVFINNQFVDAVSGKTFPTVNPSTGKKLADIAEGDKADVDLAVKAAKAAFVRTSTWRQMDASARGALLWKLSTLMERDANVLASLESLDNGKAFPNAMYDVQGSIKTFRYYAGLADKVVGDTMPSDGPHFSYTRKEPVGVVGQIIPWNYPLSMLSWKWGPALAAGCTVVMKPAEQTPLTALYMAALSKEAGFPDGVINVVPGYGPTAGGAISSHPEIRKVAFTGSVEVGKIIMAAAAASNLKKVSLELGGKSPLVICEDANLDQAAMIAYMAVFENQGQCCIAATRTFVHESIYDQFVQKATELAKNRKVGNPFTEGTVHGPQIDDTQYKKILGYIEIGQKEGAKLVTGGKPVGSEGYFIEPTIFANVTDDMTIAKEEIFGPVQSIIKYRTLDEAIERANNTSFGLAAGIVTNDINKALMFSHSVEAGSVWVNTYLAVVNQAPFGGYKQSGIGRELGKDSLEGYLETKAISVRLPAKF